A window of Aromatoleum bremense genomic DNA:
CGCCCATGCCTTCGTCGCGCAACATCACGTCGGCGAAGAACAGGTGGTGATTGACGACGACGACATCGGCGTCCATGGCGGCACGCCGCGCCGAAAGTACGAAGCATTCCTTGACGTTCGGGCATTCCTGGCCGAGACAGTTGTCGCGCGTCGAAGTGGCTGCCAGCCACGCGGCAGAGTCTTCGCGCACTTCCGTGCATTCAGCCTTGTCACCGCTGTGCGTCGTTTTCGCGAAGCGCGCGATCGCGCGCAAATCGACCGCATCCTGCGCGGTGAGGAAGCGGCCATCATGCGAATTGCGTTCGAGGTGGTACGGACAGACGTAATTCGCGCGGCCCTTCAGCAGCGCCACGGTGACCGGCACTTTCAGCGCGGCGCGCACCGTCGGCAGGTCGCGATTGAAGAGCTGGTCCTGCAGCGTCTTGGTGCCGGTCGACAGGATCACCTTGCCGCCGGACAGGAGCGCCGGCACCAGATACGCGAACGTCTTGCCGGTGCCGGTGCCGGCTTCGGCGACGAGAACGCGGTTTTCCTCCAGGGCTTCGGCGATGCGCCGCGCCATCTCGAGCTGTTGCGGACGCGGCCGGAACGACGGCACTGCCATGGCAAGCAATCCATCGGGAGAAAAGGCGGAATCGATATCTGGCATGGCGCAAAACCGGAGCAGTCGGCAATGCTATCACCTGTGGATGGCGCAGGACGGCTTTCGCCCCGGGCCGCTTCAGCAACGCACACGCCAGCGGGCCGCCGATCGGTTGATGACGGCCGATTGGCGCTACGCGACCGGCGTACGAACGACGCCGGCCCGCGTCGACGATCCTTGCCGCCGTCCCCGGCTCAGGCGCGATTACGAAAACGCAACAGCGTCCAGTATCCGAAGGCGTTCACCGGAGTGGTTTCGGTCAGCTCGAGATGCGTCAGACCGATGAACGCATCGAGCGGAAACAGCGGCCGGAACCCGAGCGAACGCGCGAGCGGCGCGAGGCTGCGCTCGATGCGCGACGCGAAACCGTTGCTGCGGGTGAAATGATTGACGACGACGACTTCGCCGCCGGGCCGGCAGACCCGCTCGAGTTCCTGCATCATCACGGCCGGATCGGGGACCACCGATGCGACGTACAGTACGCTCACCTTGTCGAAGCTCGCATCCGGAAACGACAGCCGCTGCACATCCATCGCCATCAGCGCGACATTGCGCAGATCGTGGCGCTGCACCTGGATGCTCGCGCGTGCGAGCATGTGGGGGGAAAGGTCGATGCCCGTGACCCGCGCGTAGCGGGGGTAATGACGCAACGACAGACCGGTGCCGACGCCGACTTCGAGGACCTCCTCGCCCGGCCGGCAGTTCAGCGCCTGCACCAGCCGCCGCCGCCCGGGCTCGAAAACCGGACCGAACAGGATGTCATAGACCGGGGCATAGCGACGGTAGGCGGCGGTAATGGCTTGCTGGTCCATGTCACTCGCAGCGGGTCGGATGATCAGCTCATGTTAGCAGCCGCCCGGGGATTATGCGCGCTCAAGCTGGTGCGAGGCGGGTGCGTCATGCACAGTCACTCCACGCGGTGGGCCTCAGCGAGGTAATCGCGGCTGCGCATTTCCATCAGCCGACTGACCGTGCGGACGAATTCGTGCGCGTTGTGACCGGTCGTGTACAGCTCGTGCGCCTCGACTTCGGCGCTCATCACGAGCTTGACGCGATGATCGTAGAGGACGTCGACGAGCCACGTGAAACGCCGCGCTTCGGACGCATTCCCGGCGCTCATGCGCGGCACGCCGGAGAGCAGCAGTGTGTGGTGCTCGCGGGCGATTTCGAGATAGTCGTTCTGCGACCGCGGCCCCCCGCACAGCGTCGTGAAATCGAACCAGATGACGCTGGGGGCGCGACGCACCACCGGCAGCTGGCGGCCGAGTAGGTCGATCGCGCCGGTTTCGCCGTCGCTCGCGGCCAGGCGGCGGAAATCCTCGCGCATCTTGCGCTCGGCCGCGTCGTCGTCGGGAACGAGGTAAATTTCGATTTTCTCCAACGTGCGCAACCGGTAATCGGTGCCATGGTCCACCTCGATCACGTCGAAGCGGCGCTTGATCATCTCGATCGCCGGCAGGAAATTGATGCGCTGCAGCCCGTTCGGGTAGAGGCCGTCGGGCGGATAGTTCGAGGTCATGACGAAGATCACGCCGCGCGCGAACAGCGCGTCGAGGAGACGCCCGAGGATCATCGCGTCGGCGATGTCGGAGACGTGGAACTCGTCGAAGCACAGCAGGCGCGTCTGGCGCGCGATACGATCGGCGACGCGCTGCAGCGGATCGGGCGTGTCGTTGAAGTTCTTCAGGTCATTCTGCACTTCCTGCATGAACGCGTGGAAATGCACGCGGCGCTTGCGCTGGTACGGCACCGCGTCGAAAAAGCAGTCCATCAGGAAGCTCTTGCCGCGCCCGACGCCGCCCCAGAAATAGACGCTACGTGGCAGCCGCGGCCGGGCGAGGAGCTTGCGCAGCGTCCCGCGGCGCGCGGCCTTGAACCCGATCAGGTCGGTATAGAGCTGCTGCAGGCGCTGCACGGCGGCCCGCTGCTCGGGGTCGGATCTGTAGCCACGGACCTTGAGCTGCGCCTCGTAGGCATCGAGCATTCCGTGCTGTGCGACTTTGAGAACACGATGGGGCATGGAGGCACTGAAAAAAGCGATGTTCGGAAACGAAATCAGGGGTGGCCAGGATATTCCCGCGCCACCCCTGTCTTGCGGCAGGCCGACGATTAGAAATGCAGCGGCCGCTTGTCTACCGCCAGCGCCGCTTCATGCACGACTTCCGACAGCGTCGGGTGAGCGTGGCAGATGCGCGCCAGGTCTTCCGCAGCACCGCCGAACTCCATCGCGACGACCGCCTCGGAGATCAGCTCCGACGCATTTGCGCCGATGATATGCACGCCGAGGATGCGATCGGTGTTGGCGTCGGCGAGCATCTTGACGAAACCCGTCGGGTCGCCGGAACCCAGCGCGCGCCCGTTCGCCATGAACGGAATCTTTCCGGCACGGTAGGCAACGCCTTCGGCTTTGAGCTGTTGCTCGCTCTTGCCGACCCATGCGATCTCGGGCGACGTATAGATGACGCCGGGGACGGTGTCCAGATTCGTGTGGCCGGCCTGCCCGGCGATGATCTCGGCGACCATCACCGCCTCTTCCATCGCCTTGTGCGCGAGCATCGGGCCGCGCACGACGTCGCCGACGGCGTAGACATTCGGCAGGTTCGTGCGGCAGTGCCCGTCGACGACGATCTGGCCACGATCACTGACGTCCAGCCCGACCGTGCTCGCGTTCAGGCCGTCGGTGTTCGGAACGCGACCGACCGAGACGATCAGCCGCTCGCATTCGAGCGTCGCTTCCTTGCCGTCCTTGCCGGTGTAGGCGATCGACACGCCGTCCACGCCGACCTTGGTCTCGCCGATCGTCACGCCGGTCTGGATATCCAGCCCCTGCTTCGTGAAGACTTTCAGCGCTTCCTTCGCGACGTCCGCATCGGCGAAGGGCATGAAGTCGGGCAGCGCTTCAAGGACCGTCACTTCCGCGCCGAGGCGGCGCCACACCGAGCCCATCTCGAGGCCGATGACGCCCGCGCCGATGACGCCGAGCTTCTTCGGCACCGAATCGAAATCCAGCGCGCCGACGTTGTCGCAGACAATCTTGTTGTCGACCGGGATGCCGGGCAAGTGGCGCGGCTTCGAGCCGGTCGCGATGATGACGTGCTTGGCTTCGACGGTTTCCGCGCCGACCCTGACGACATACCCTGCCGGCCCGTTGCCTGCGAAGCTGCCGTGTCCGGCGAGGAAAGTGACCTTGTTCTTCTTGAACAGGCCCTTGATGCCGCTGGTGAGCTGGTCGACGACCTTGTTCTTGCGGCCGATCATCACCGGCACGTCGATGCTCACCTTGCCTTCGAGCCTGATGCCCTGGGCCGGAAACGCGTGCTCGGCTTCCTCGAACAGATGCGAGGTGTGCAGCAGCGCCTTCGACGGGATGCAGCCGACGTTCAGGCACGTGCCGCCGAGGCGCGGCTCGCCTTTCGGGTCGGCATAAGGATTCGATTCCGCGCACGCGGTCTTGAAGCCCAGTTGTGCAGCGCGAATCGCTGCGACGTATCCGCCCGGTCCGCCACCGATGACGAGGACGTCAAATTGCTTGTCAGCCATTATTCACTCCGGAGAAAGGGAACAGCGTGGCGGGTCGGCACGGCGAAGCTGCCGCGCCGGTCCGCCACGCAGCCGGTCAATCAGACGTCGAGGATCAGACGGGCCGGATCTTCCAGCGCTTCCTTCATCGCCACCAGGCCGAGCACCGCTTCGCGGCCGTCGATGATGCGGTGGTCGTAGGACAGCGCCAGGTAGTTGATCGGGCGGATGACGATCTGGCCGTTCTCGACGACCGGACGGTCCTTCGTCGCGTGGATGCCGAGGATCGCGGACTGCGGCGGGTTGATGATCGGCGTCGACAGCATCGAACCGAACACGCCGCCGTTCGAGATCGAGAACGTGCCGCCGGTGAGCTCTTCGAGCGACAGCTTGCCGTCCTTCGCCTTCTGGCCGAATTCGGCGATCTTCTTCTCGATGTCGGCGATCGACATCTGATCGGCGTCGCGCAGGATCGGCACGACGAGACCACGCGGGCTGCCGACGGCGATGCCGATGTCGATGTAGCCGTGGTAGACGATGTCGTTGCCATCGACCGACGCGTTGATGATCGGGTAACGCTTGAGCGCGGTGACCGCCGCCTTGACGAAGAAGCCCATGAAGCCCAGGCGCACGCCGTGCGCCTTCTCGAACTTGTCGCCGTACTGCTTGCGCAGCGCCATCACCGGCGCCATGTTGACTTCGTTGAACGTCGTCAGGATCGCGTTTTCATTCTTCGACTGGATCAGGCGCTCGGCGATGCGCGCACGCAGGCGCGTCATCGGCACACGCTCTTCGGCACGATCGCCGGTCGGAACCGCGGCTGCGGCCGGCGCAGCGGCGCGCGGCTGGGCGGCAACCGCGTCTTCCTTCGTCACACGACCGCCGCGGCCGGTGCCGGAAACGTCCCCGGCAGCAACGCCCTTCTCCTCGAGGATCTTGCGCGCAGCCGGGCTCGGCGCTCCGCCGGTGGCCATCGCCAAAGCCGGTGCCGGCGCGGCAACGGCCTGGACCGCCTCGACGCGCTTGGTCCCGGCCGGCGCTTTCGCTTCGGTGTCGATCTGGGCGATCAGGTCGCCGCTGGTCACGTTCTCGCCGTCGGCCTTGACAATCTTCACCAGCACGCCGTCGGCCGGTGCCGGGGTTTCCAGCACGACCTTATCGGTTTCGATATCGATGAGGTTCTCGTCGCGCGACACCGCGTCGCCTTCCTTCTTGTGCCACGACACCAGCGTGGCCTCGGATACGGATTCCGACAGTTGCGGCACTTTCACTTCAATCAACATGAATTTCTCTCCCCGTGTTGTCCGGTATTGTTCAATGTTATGAGTTCAGTCAGTCCTGGATCGGGCCGAAGGCGTTCTCGATGACCGCTTTTTGCTGCGCGTTGTGCTTCGCGTAGTAGCCGACCGCCGGCGATGCGGCCGCCGGACGCGACACCAGCAGAAGCTTGCGCTTCGGTCCGAGCACATTCACGAGGTGCTGGCGCGACGCGAGCCAGTACCAGGCGCCCTGGTTGCGCGGCTCCTCCTGTGTCCAGACGATTTCCCGGGCATTCGGGAACTGGTCGACGGCGGCCCCGAAGGCAGCGGCCGGGAACGGATAGAGCTGCTCGATGCGCACCAGCGCGGTGTCCTTGATGGCGTTCTCTCGGCGATAGGCGAGCAGTTCGTAGTAAAGCTTGCCTTGGCACAGCACCACCCGCTTGACCTTCTTCGGGTCGAGCGCCTCGGTCTCGCCGATGACGGTGCGGAATTTTCCGCCCTCCAGTTCGGCCAGCGTCGAAGTGGCTTCCTTGTGGCGCAGCAGCGACTTCGGCGTGATGATCACCAGCGGCTTTCTGACCTTGCGCAGCATCTGCCGGCGCAGCAGGTGGAAGATCTGCGCAGGGGTCGTCGGCACGCAGATCTGCCAGTTGTTCTCGGCGGCGTTGTTCATGAAGCGCTCGATCCGGGCCGAGGAGTGTTCCGGGCCCTGGCCTTCGTAGCCGTGCGGCAGCATCAGCGTGAGCCCGCACAGGCGGCCCCACTTCGCTTCGCCGGAGCAGATGAACTGGTCGAGCACGACCTGGGCGCCGTTGACGAAGTCGCCAAACTGGGCTTCCCACACGACGAGCTCGTTCGGCTCGGCGGTCGCATAGCCGTACTCGAACGCGAGGACAGCCTCTTCCGACAGCACCGAATCGAAAATCTGCAACGCGCCCTGGCCGTCCTGGATATGCTTCAGCGGCACGTAAGTGCCCTGGTCCCAGCGCTCGCGCTTCTGGTCGTGCAGCACCGCGTGGCGGTGGAAGAAGGTGCCGCGGCCGACGTCCTCGCCGGAGATGCGCGCGCCGAACCCTTGCGCGAGCAGGCTCGCGTAGGCGAGGTTCTCGCCCATCCCCCAGTCGAGCGACAGGTCGCCCTGGCCCATCGCGGCACGGTCTTCGAGAATCTTCTTGACCCGCGGGTGCAGGCTGAAGCCTTCGGGCAGCGTCGTCAGGCGCTCGGACAGGCGCTTGAGTTCGGTCAGCGGAATGCCGGTCTCGCCCTCGTCGGTGTAGGGCTGGCCGATGTAGGGCGTCCAGTCGACGGCGTACTGGCGGTTATGGCCGGACAACACCGGGTTGTACAGCAACTGGCCCTTGTCCAGATGCTCGCGGAAGTCCTTGATCATCTTTTCCGGCTCGTCGGGCGCGCACGTCCCTTCGGTCACCAGCCGCTCGGCGTACAGCTTGCGCGTGCCCGGGTGGCTGGTGATCTTGCGGTACATCAGCGGCTGCGTGACCATCGGCTCGTCTTGCTCGTTGTGGCCGAGCTTGCGGTAACAGACGATATCGACGACGACGTCCTTCTTGAACTCCTGGCGGAACTCGACGGCCAGCGCGGTCACGAACGCGACCGCTTCAGGGTCGTCGCCATTGACGTGGAAGATCGGCGCTTCGACCATCTTGAAGATGTCGGTGCAGTAGAGCGACGAGCGGTAGTCGCGCGGGTCGGACGTCGTGAAACCGATCTGGTTGTTCACGACGATATGCACCGTGCCGCCGGTGCCATAGCCGCGCGTCTGCGAGAAGTTCAGCATCTCCTGGTTCACGCCCTGGCCCGCCACCGCGGCGTCGCCGTGGATCAGCACCGGGATCACCTGGCTCTTCGCCGTGTCGTTGCGGCGCACCTGGCGCGCGTAGACCGAGCCCTCGACGACAGGATTGATGATCTCGAGGTGCGACGGGTTGAACGACAGCGTCAGATGCACCGGGCCGCCCGGGCTCATGACGTCGGACGAGAAGCCGAGGTGATACTTGACGTCGCCCGCGGTGAGATCGGCCGCGGCCTTGCCTTCGAACTCGGCGAAGAGCATCGACGGCGACTTGCCCAGGGTATTGACGAGCACGTTCAGCCGCCCGCGGTGGGCCATGCCGATGACGATCTCCTGCGCGCCGAGCGTGCCGCCGACGCGGATCAGCTCGTCCATCGCGACGATCGTGGATTCGCCGCCTTCGAGCGAGAAGCGCTTCTGGCCGACGTATTTCGTGTGCAGGAATTTTTCCAGCGTCTCGGCGGCGGTGGTGCGCTCGAGGATGCGCTTCTTCATCTCGGCGGAGAAGCGCGGCGTACCGCGGACACTCTCGAGCCGGCTCTGGATCCAGCGCTTCTGGCCGGTATCCGAGATGTGCATGTATTCGGAACCGATCGAGCCGCAATACGTCTGGCGCAGCGCTTCGAGAATTTCGCGCAGCGTTGCGTGATCGGCAGAAAAACCGTGGAACGACCCGACGTTGAAGCTCTGGTTGAGGTCCGCTTCGGTAAAGCCGTAGAACGACGGCTCGAGTTCGGCGAGTTGCGGCCGCTCGGTGCGCTTGAGGGGATCGAGATTCGCCCAGCGGTTGCCGAGGAAGCGATAGGCGTTGATCAGCTGCAACGTGCTGACCTGGCGACGATCGTCGCCGCCCGCGGTCACGGTGCGCACCGGGCCGCGCTTGGCGAGTTCGGTGAATGCCGCGATGACCGGACCATGCGCGACATCACGCACCGCAGCACCAGCCTGCGCCTGCAGTGCGTCGAAATAGCCGCGCCAGGCTTCCGGCACCGCAGCCGGGTCGGCGAGGTAATTCTCGTAGAGCTCTTCGATGAATGGCGCATTCGCGCCGAACAGGTACGAAGTCGATCGGAGCTGCTTCATCATGTTGATTGCCACCTGTGTGTCTTGTTATCGCTGCAATCGGCGAATTGCTCCGGCGGCCCCGAAAAAAACGGGATGGCCACATCGCGCCATCCCGTCGAGGTCGTGGTCGGACTGGTTCGCCGCCTCTCCCTTTTCGTCTCTTACGGACGTTGCTCAAGCACCGGTACGTCGCGCCGTGCCGCGCCGACATACAACTGGCGCGGCCGACCGATCTTGTATTCCGGGTCGGTGATCATCTCTTCCCACTGGGTGATCCAGCCGACGGTCCGCGCCAGCGCGAAGATGCAGGTGAACATCGACGTCGGGATGCCCAGTGCCTTCTGCACGATGCCGGAGTAGAAGTCGACGTTCGGGTAGAGCTTCTTCTCGACGAAGTACTGGTCTTCGAGCGCGATTTTCTCGAGTTCCATCGCCAGCTTGAAGAGGCGGTCGTTCTCGAGGCCCAGCTCGCCCAGCACGTCGTAGCAGACCTGGCGCATGAGCTTCGCGCGCGGGTCGAAGTTCTTGTAGACGCGGTGGCCGAAGCCCATCAGCTTGAAGCTGTCGTTCTTGTCCTTCGCACGCGCGATGTACTCGCCGACGCGCGATACGTCGCCGATTTCCTCGAGCATGTTGAGGCACGCTTCGTTCGCGCCGCCGTGCGCCGGGCCCCACAGGCAGGCGATGCCGGCCGAGATGCACGCGAACGGGTTCGCACCCGACGAGCCCGCCAGGCGCACCGTCGAGGTCGAGGCGTTCTGCTCGTGGTCGGCATGCAGCGTGAAGATCGTGTCGAGCGCGCGCACCAGCACCGGGTTCGGCTCGTACTTCTCGCACGGCGTGCCGAACATCATGTGCATGAAGTTCGCCGTGTAGTCGAACTCGTTGCGCGGGTACATGAACGGCTGGCCTATGCTGTACTTGTAGGCCATCGCGACGATCGTCGGCAGTTTCGCGATCAGGCGGTTGATCGAGATGTTGCGGTGCTCCGCGTCGGAAAAGTCCAGCGCTTCGTGATAGAACGCCGACAGCGCGCCCACGACACCGACCATCACGGCCATCGGATGCGCGTCGCGACGGAAGCCGGTGAAGAACTTCGTCATCTGGTCGTGCAGCATCGTGTGGTTCTTGATGGTGTTCTCGAACTCCACTTTCTGCGTCCCGTTCGGGAGCTCGCCGTTCTTCAAGAGATAGGCGACTTCGAGGAAGCTGCACTTGTCGGCCAACTGCTCGATGGGATAACCGCGATAGAGCAGTTCACCCTTGTCACCGTCGATGAACGTAATCGTGGACTTGCAGCTCGCGGTCGACAGGAAGCCCGAGTCGTAAGTGAAGAAACCGGTCTTGGCCCCCAGCGTGCGGATATCGATGACATCATTGCCATGGGTGCCGGTCATTACCGGGAATTCGACGGTTTTGCCATCGACGGTTAGCGTTGCAGTGCGTTCAGTGCTCATAGGTCATCCCTTTTGCTTGCCGGTAGTAACTACTAGCTCCCTGTAACGAACGCCCTGCTGGTCATTGCTGACGCAACAGGCCGATCATCTCCTTCCACCGGTCGTTCCCGCAGGGCTCGCTGCCGTTGACCATAGCCCAAAGCTCATGGTCCTCGCAGCGCAGCAAGTCCTCCAGATCCGCCAGTTGACCGTCCGTGAGACGGTCGAAATCCCTTTCCAGAAAGCGTGCGAAGACAAGGTCGAGCTCGAGAAAAGCCCGACGGCATTGCCAGCGCAAGCGTCCCCGGTTGATGCTCATACCGCCCGGCTGACCATCATGTCCTTGATCTTGCCGATCGCACGCGTCGGATTGAGATTCTTCGGACAGACGTCGACGCAATTCATGATGCTGTGGCAGCGGAACAGGCGGTACGGATCCTCGAGGTTGTCGAGGCGTTCGGTCGTGGCCTCGTCGCGTGTATCGGCGAGGAAACGATACGCCGCCAACAGGCCCGCGGGGCCGACGAACTTGTCCGGGTTCCACCAGAACGACGGGCACGACGTCGAGCAGCATGCGCACAGGATGCATTCGTAGAGGCCGTTCAGCTCTTCGCGCTCTTCGGGGGACTGCAAGCGCTCGCGATCGGGCAACGGAGTGTCGTTGATCAGGTACGGCTTGATCGAGTGATACTGCTTGAAGAACTGGGTCATGTCGACGATCAGGTCGCGGATCACCGGCAGGCCCGGCAGCGGGCGCAGCACGATCGGCTGCGGCAGGCCATCGATGTCAGTCAGGCACGCGAGGCCGTTCTTGCCGTTGATGTTCATCGCGTCCGAACCACATACACCTTCGCGACACGAACGGCGGAACGACAAGGTGTCGTCCTTCGATTTCAGGCGAACCAGCGCGTCCAGCAGCTTCTTGTCGGACGGTTCGAGTTCGAGAGTGTAATCCTGCATGTACGGCTTGTCGTCCTTGTCCGGATCGTAGCGGTACATCTTCAATTTGACGGTGCGCTTGCTCATTTCTGTCCTTCTCCCGCGCTCAGTAGGTGCGTTTCGCGAGTGCGATCGGCTCGACATCCTGCGACAGCGGCTTCATCGTCACCGGCTTGTAGTCGAGCCGGTTGCCTTCGCTGTACCACAGGGTGTGCTTGAGCCACTGGTTGTCGTTGCGGCCGTTGGGGAATTCCGCGGTGTCGGGCGCATCGTCACGCACATGCGCGCCGCGCGATTCCTTGCGCGCCTCGGCCGAGACCATCGTGGCCTTGGCCACTTCGATCAGGTTGTCGAGTTCCAGCGCTTCGGTCCGCGCCGTATTCCACACCTTCGACTTGTCCTTGATCTCGGTGCGCCTGGAACGTTCGGCAACTTCCTTGATCCTGGCGACGCCTTCCTTCAGCAGGTTATCGAAGCGGAACACGCCGGCGTGCTTCTGCATCGTGCGACGCATCTCAAGGCCGACTTCGAACACGCTCTCGCCGTTCTTCTGTCCCTCGAGGCGGGCGAGCCGCGCAAGAGACACGTCGGCGGCGTCCGCGGGCAGCGGCTTGAGGCTCAGGTCGCCGCTCTGGAAGTCCTCGACGACCGATTCGCCCGCCGACTTGCCGAATACCAGCAGGTCGAGCAGCGAGTTCGTGCCGAGCCGGTTCGCGCCATGCACCGAGGCGCACGCGCATTCGCCGGCAGCGTAGAAGCCCGAGATCGGCGCGTTCGGATTGCCGTCCTTCGGCGCCACGACCTGACCCTTGTAGTTCGTCGGAATGCCGCCCATCTGGTAATGCGCGGTCGGCACGACCGGGATCGGTGCCTTGATCGGGTCGACGCCGGCGAACTGGATCGAGATCTCGCGGATGCCCGGCAGCCGCTTCATGATGGTTTCCGGCGACAGGTGCGTGATGTCGAGCAGCACGTGATCCTTGTCCGGACCGCAGCCGCGACCTTCGTTGATCTCGGTCACCATCGAGCGCGACACGACGTCGCGCGACGCGAGATCCTTCAGGTTCGGCGCATAGCGTTCCATGAAGCGCTCGCCGGAGGCATTGCGCAGGATGCCGCCTTCGCCGCGCACGCCCTCGGTGATCAGCACGCCCGCACCGAACACGCCGGTCGGGTGGAACTGCCAGAACTCCATATCCTCGAGCGGAACACCCGCGCGCGCCGCCATGCCGAGGCCGTCGCCGGTGTTGATGAACGCGTTCGTCGAGCTGTGGAAAATGCGTCCCGCGCCGCCGGTCGCGAAAATCGTCGCCTTCGCGTGGAAGATACAGACTTCGCCGGTTTCCATCTCGATTGCGGTCACGCCGAGCACGTCGCCGTCGGCGTCGCGGATCAGGTCCAGCGCCATCCATTCGACGAAGAATTGCGTGTTCGCGCGCACGTTGCGCTGGTACAGCGCGTGCAGCATCGCGTGGCCGGTGCGGTCGGCCGCCGCGCACGAGCGCGACACCGGGGCCTGGCCATAATTCTGCGAGTGGCCGCCGAACGGCCGCTGGTAGATCTTGCCGTTGTCGGTGCGGTCGAACGGCATACCGTAGTGTTCGAGTTCGACGACGACCTCGTTCGCCTTGCGGCACATGAATTCGATCGCGTCCTGGTCGCCCAGCCAGTCCGACCCCTTGACGGTGTCGTACATGTGCCAGTGCCAGTTGTCCTCGGTGGTGTTGCCGAGCGAGGCGGCGACGCCCCCCTGGGCCGCGACGGTGTGCGAGCGCGTCGGGAACACCTTGGTCAGCACGGCGGTTTTCAGTCCGGACTCGGAAAGTTGCAGGGCGGCACGCAACCCTGCTCCACCGGCACCCACGATGACCGCGTCAAAAGTACGCTTTGCGACGTTCACGCTCACAGCCTCCAAAGAATCTGGGCAGCCCATCCGGCATAGCCGACGAGCACGAAGATCGTTACCACATGCAGGACCAGGCGGACGCCGACCGGGTTGATGTAGTCCATGAAAATGTCCCGCACGCCAATCCATGCGTGATAGAACAATGCGAGGAAGAACAGGAACGTGAAGAAGCGCATCACGCCGCCGCGGAACAGGCCGGACCACGTTTCATGGTTCATTTCCGGCAGGCGGAGCGCGGCAATCGCGAACAGGATGGTGAAGGCCACCATGAACACGGCCGTGGCACGTTGCGCAATCCAGTCGCGCAGGCCGTAGTGAGCACCGACAACGATACGCTTTACCATAACTTCACCCCGATGATGATGGTCAGCGCGATGCTCACGACCAGCACGATGCGCGAACTGTTGCGGGCGGACTTGAGGTCGGTCCCCTTGTGCAGGTCGAGCAGCAGGAAACGGATGCCGGCGCAGAAGTGGTGCAGGTACGCCCACAGCAGGCCGAGCAGCAGCAGCTTGGCGAGCGGGTTCGCCACCACACTCTTGTATGTTTCAAAGGACTCCGGCGATCCCAGGCTGCGGTCGAACAGGAACAGCAGG
This region includes:
- the lpdA gene encoding dihydrolipoyl dehydrogenase produces the protein MADKQFDVLVIGGGPGGYVAAIRAAQLGFKTACAESNPYADPKGEPRLGGTCLNVGCIPSKALLHTSHLFEEAEHAFPAQGIRLEGKVSIDVPVMIGRKNKVVDQLTSGIKGLFKKNKVTFLAGHGSFAGNGPAGYVVRVGAETVEAKHVIIATGSKPRHLPGIPVDNKIVCDNVGALDFDSVPKKLGVIGAGVIGLEMGSVWRRLGAEVTVLEALPDFMPFADADVAKEALKVFTKQGLDIQTGVTIGETKVGVDGVSIAYTGKDGKEATLECERLIVSVGRVPNTDGLNASTVGLDVSDRGQIVVDGHCRTNLPNVYAVGDVVRGPMLAHKAMEEAVMVAEIIAGQAGHTNLDTVPGVIYTSPEIAWVGKSEQQLKAEGVAYRAGKIPFMANGRALGSGDPTGFVKMLADANTDRILGVHIIGANASELISEAVVAMEFGGAAEDLARICHAHPTLSEVVHEAALAVDKRPLHF
- a CDS encoding class I SAM-dependent methyltransferase, producing MDQQAITAAYRRYAPVYDILFGPVFEPGRRRLVQALNCRPGEEVLEVGVGTGLSLRHYPRYARVTGIDLSPHMLARASIQVQRHDLRNVALMAMDVQRLSFPDASFDKVSVLYVASVVPDPAVMMQELERVCRPGGEVVVVNHFTRSNGFASRIERSLAPLARSLGFRPLFPLDAFIGLTHLELTETTPVNAFGYWTLLRFRNRA
- a CDS encoding 2-oxoglutarate dehydrogenase E1 component, translated to MMKQLRSTSYLFGANAPFIEELYENYLADPAAVPEAWRGYFDALQAQAGAAVRDVAHGPVIAAFTELAKRGPVRTVTAGGDDRRQVSTLQLINAYRFLGNRWANLDPLKRTERPQLAELEPSFYGFTEADLNQSFNVGSFHGFSADHATLREILEALRQTYCGSIGSEYMHISDTGQKRWIQSRLESVRGTPRFSAEMKKRILERTTAAETLEKFLHTKYVGQKRFSLEGGESTIVAMDELIRVGGTLGAQEIVIGMAHRGRLNVLVNTLGKSPSMLFAEFEGKAAADLTAGDVKYHLGFSSDVMSPGGPVHLTLSFNPSHLEIINPVVEGSVYARQVRRNDTAKSQVIPVLIHGDAAVAGQGVNQEMLNFSQTRGYGTGGTVHIVVNNQIGFTTSDPRDYRSSLYCTDIFKMVEAPIFHVNGDDPEAVAFVTALAVEFRQEFKKDVVVDIVCYRKLGHNEQDEPMVTQPLMYRKITSHPGTRKLYAERLVTEGTCAPDEPEKMIKDFREHLDKGQLLYNPVLSGHNRQYAVDWTPYIGQPYTDEGETGIPLTELKRLSERLTTLPEGFSLHPRVKKILEDRAAMGQGDLSLDWGMGENLAYASLLAQGFGARISGEDVGRGTFFHRHAVLHDQKRERWDQGTYVPLKHIQDGQGALQIFDSVLSEEAVLAFEYGYATAEPNELVVWEAQFGDFVNGAQVVLDQFICSGEAKWGRLCGLTLMLPHGYEGQGPEHSSARIERFMNNAAENNWQICVPTTPAQIFHLLRRQMLRKVRKPLVIITPKSLLRHKEATSTLAELEGGKFRTVIGETEALDPKKVKRVVLCQGKLYYELLAYRRENAIKDTALVRIEQLYPFPAAAFGAAVDQFPNAREIVWTQEEPRNQGAWYWLASRQHLVNVLGPKRKLLLVSRPAAASPAVGYYAKHNAQQKAVIENAFGPIQD
- the zapE gene encoding cell division protein ZapE, producing the protein MPHRVLKVAQHGMLDAYEAQLKVRGYRSDPEQRAAVQRLQQLYTDLIGFKAARRGTLRKLLARPRLPRSVYFWGGVGRGKSFLMDCFFDAVPYQRKRRVHFHAFMQEVQNDLKNFNDTPDPLQRVADRIARQTRLLCFDEFHVSDIADAMILGRLLDALFARGVIFVMTSNYPPDGLYPNGLQRINFLPAIEMIKRRFDVIEVDHGTDYRLRTLEKIEIYLVPDDDAAERKMREDFRRLAASDGETGAIDLLGRQLPVVRRAPSVIWFDFTTLCGGPRSQNDYLEIAREHHTLLLSGVPRMSAGNASEARRFTWLVDVLYDHRVKLVMSAEVEAHELYTTGHNAHEFVRTVSRLMEMRSRDYLAEAHRVE
- the odhB gene encoding 2-oxoglutarate dehydrogenase complex dihydrolipoyllysine-residue succinyltransferase translates to MLIEVKVPQLSESVSEATLVSWHKKEGDAVSRDENLIDIETDKVVLETPAPADGVLVKIVKADGENVTSGDLIAQIDTEAKAPAGTKRVEAVQAVAAPAPALAMATGGAPSPAARKILEEKGVAAGDVSGTGRGGRVTKEDAVAAQPRAAAPAAAAVPTGDRAEERVPMTRLRARIAERLIQSKNENAILTTFNEVNMAPVMALRKQYGDKFEKAHGVRLGFMGFFVKAAVTALKRYPIINASVDGNDIVYHGYIDIGIAVGSPRGLVVPILRDADQMSIADIEKKIAEFGQKAKDGKLSLEELTGGTFSISNGGVFGSMLSTPIINPPQSAILGIHATKDRPVVENGQIVIRPINYLALSYDHRIIDGREAVLGLVAMKEALEDPARLILDV